The sequence TCCGCCGATGCACTTCGTCTTCGGTCACGGGACGGTTTCTGCGAAACCCCATGTCGTAGCGCCAGCAGAGCGTATCGTTAAACGGCGCGTACATATGGATCTCGTAGCCGTCGAGCTCTCCCGGAGGGCGTCCCGCAGGGACGCAGCCGAAAACCGGCATGACAAAACTAGATAGCCTCACGTACTGCTGGCCCGGTCCGGCGTTTCGAGTCGCGACGAGCCGGACACCGAAGTCGGTTTCCTCGGTTTCGTAGACCGGCGACGGGTCCAGCCGCCAAATAGCCCGTTCCGGTCCAGGTGTGAACGTCTGATGCAGCAGTGATAAATGAGACGAATCACATTCGCCTTCGAGCCCCTGGAGATAATTGCATTCGAGAAGGGCCTTGGTGACGTAGGTCTGATTCAAGGGAACCTGAACCCACTCGTAGTCGGGAAACAGCGGCATTTTGTCGCGCGGGCCAAGATAGGCGTAAATAACGCCCGCCGCCTCGCGCGTCGGATAGGCGGTCGTACGGACCTTGGTCTTAAAGTCGCTGTCCGGCGGCTCGGCGGGAGTGTCCAGCACGTTGCCGTCCACGTCGTACTTCCAGCCGTGATAGATGCAGCGGAGCCCGCACTCCTCGTTGCGCCCGTAAAAGAGAGAAGTCCCGCGGTGGGCGCAGTGCTCGTCGAGCAGGCCGATGCGGCCTTTGCTGTCGCGAAACGCGACCAGCTTTTCGCCGAGGAGCCTCACCTGCACCGGGGGGCTGTCGGGCGCGGGGATTTCCTCGGACAAGAGCGCGGGAATCCAGTACCGGCGCATCACCCCGCCCATCGGCGTGCCCGGACCGGTGCGCGTCAGCAGCTCGTTCTGCTCTCTAGGAAGCATCGTGATCTCTCCTTGTGGAAGTCAGTGTGGGTAGCGGATGCAATTTCACGTCTCGAGAGTGGCCGCGGCGAAGATATCTTTATAAGGAAGCTCGGAGCGAATCATGCCTTGCTCATGGTTATCTCTGACGAGGGCGTCGATGGTGCTTTTATTTGCCTGGATGCCGTATTTCCACGGGTCGCCCCATTTTTCAAATTGCTCCTTCAGCCGCTCGCGCAGATACACGACGGAGAATCCTCCCCGCTCGCTCAAGATGTCGTCGTACGCCGTCTTTTTCGCCTGCTCGAAAGCCGCGTAAAATTTCCCGGCAAGATCGGGATGCTCCCGGTCGAGCTTTTTGCTCATCACGATGAGGTGCACGGGCGTGAAGATGCCGGTGTCGCGGTAGAGCTTGGCATCTTCTTTCAAGTAGTCGGGAAAGAGGCGCTTCACCTGGGGGCTCTTCTCCAGAACGTCGAGCAGCTTGCCGTCGGAGATGTCGGTCACCATCGCGTCCACCTCGCCGTCGAGCAGCCGGTCGGCGGCGTTTTTCTGCCCGTCGACGTAATCGATCCTCGTCGCCTGGTCGTAGTTCGGAAAAACTTCCTTGACCTGCGCCACCCATCTCATCTTGGAGACATCGACCCCGTGCCTGTGCTTCAAGAGACCGCGCACCCAAACGCTGATCGCCGTGCGATACTGGCGCGTGCCGATGGATTTGCCTTCTAAGTCCTTGGGCGCGTCTATTCCACGATCGGCGCGGCAAAAAACATAGGGATAGACCGGCTTTCGCTTCGAGAAAACCGGCAGACCGATCAGTTGCCAGCCGGCGTCGATCGCCGGAAGAAAATAGCCCAGATTCAAGTCGCAGAGGCCGAAATCGCCTTCCCGGAGCTGGGGATTGTCGGCAAAGATCATCGACGAGTTCTTCACGGGCTTGAGCTTGACGCCGTCGATCTTCACTCTGCCCTCGAAGAAAGGCATCGTGATGTCATAGCGCATCTCGGGAAACGCGATTTCCAGTTCGGTCGACACGCTTTGTCCTTGCGAGCCCCTCAATAACCTTCCAGGTTCTCCTTGTCAAGTTAACCGTTCGAGCCCCCGCCGCGCGCGCCGATTGACTGCCGGGAAAAATTTTCCCCCGACCGCTCTTGGGTACGTATCTGTGGCCCAACCTTGTCGCGCCCAAACAATTTTGTGCGCTCTTCGATCGGCGATGACGCTTCCGTTCGGCCCGAACGGAAAAAATTTGCTGGAAATTGGCCGCTTTCTTATCATTGGCCCGCTTTGGGACGCCATGGCATGGTCTGTGCACTTCCGGCGAGTCTCATGCAGATTCATGTATCGCCGATTACAAGGAGGGAAAATAACCATGGATGAAATACTGACCGCGACCGAAGCCGCCTCGCTGCTCAAAGTCCACAAACGAACCGTCTACCGGCTCGCCGATCAAGGCGTCATTCCCGGGAACAGAATCGGTCATCGCTGGCGCTTCAACCGGACCAACATTCTGGCGCTGGTTTCCAAAACCGAAGGCGCCGGCTCGATCGATCCCGGCGCCGCGCGCGCCAACGGCCACGCCCTTTCGGACTAGCGCGGGCCGCGGCAACCCGGACATCATCCCGGCATGATGCCTATCGAAGGCGCTCCAGCCGTCGGATCGTCCGCGGACGTTTCGTCGAGCTGGGAAGGGCTCGATCTCCCTAAAAAAGCGACGCTTATTCGCGTGCGCTGGCCTTTCACGATCCTCTGCTCCTGCTTGCTGCTCTATTCCGAAAACGGCTTGCTGAGCCTGGTTGCGCTCTACGGTTTCGTCCTTCTTTATTTGCTCTCCAATTGCGTGCTCTACTTCCTGGACGAGCGGCTATTCGACTCGTTCTATTTTTTTACTCCGCTGGTCGCTTTCGACACGCTGTTTCTTACCGCCTCTCTCGCCGTCAACGGCAAGGCGGGCGCGGACTTCTACGTCGTCTGTTTCGCGACGATTTTCCTCTGCTGCATCTGCCGCGACATGCGCGGCCTGATCGGCGTGGCGGTCTTGTCGCCGCTGCTCTACGGATATTTCCTGTTGCGCTCCGTGAATACGGCAGATCCGACCCTCTACCTCCGGGTCCTCTTCCCATTCGTCATCGCGCTCTTTTACGGCTACTTTGCCCAAGTCGAGCGCCTGCAGGCGAGATTAAAAAGGCAGACCGAGCTGGCCGCTCGCACCGCTCGATTCTCAGCGGAGGCCGAGACGCAAGCGGCCGAAACGGCCCGGTTGCAGGGGGAGCTGCAGCTAACCAGGCACTTGCTGGAAAGATCGAGCCGCGTCAAGGAAGAATTCTTAGGCGTCATGTCGCACGAGCTGCGCACGCCGCTCAACGTGGTCATGGGCTACGCCCGGCTGCTAAACGAGCGCGTCCTGGGCGACATGAATCCGATGCAGGCCGAGGCGGTGGTGAAAATCATGAGCCGCGCGAGAGACCAGCTCACCATGATCGCCGACATCCTGGAGATCGCCAGCATCGAGTCCGGAGATCGCTTGACCTCCGGCTACGAAGTCAGCCTGTCGGCCCTGCTCGACGATCTCAAGACGCATTACGAGGTTCCCGAGCGCAAGGAAGTCGTCATCGTGTGGGATTATCCCGCCGATTTGCCGATTGTAAAAACCGACGCCGAAAAGCTGAAACACGCGCTCCAGAACCTCATCAACAACGCTCTCAAATTCACTCATAGCGGCACTGTGGCGATATCGGTCCGGGCGAGGGAGTCGGGCATTGGGAATCAGGAGTCGGGAATCAACCCCGACTCTCAGTCCCTGATCCCCAATTGCCGCTCCCAAAGTCCTAACTCCAGTTTTATTGAGTTCACCGTATCCGATACCGGCATCGGTATACCCGAAGAGCATCTGCCGCACATTTTTGACAGCTTCCATCAGATAGACAGCTCCGACACTCGGCGCTATGGCGGCGTCGGTATGGGACTTTACGTGGTTAAAAAATTGGCCGAAATCCTCGGCGCCCGCCTGCAAGTGAGGAGCGCGCCCGGGCGCGGTTCAACGTTTACAGTGAGGCTTCCTTATTAAAATTAAAAACCGGCGGATGTTGAGCTGAGTAAAGTCAGTGGGCGGAGGGGA is a genomic window of Candidatus Binatia bacterium containing:
- a CDS encoding Rieske 2Fe-2S domain-containing protein — its product is MLPREQNELLTRTGPGTPMGGVMRRYWIPALLSEEIPAPDSPPVQVRLLGEKLVAFRDSKGRIGLLDEHCAHRGTSLFYGRNEECGLRCIYHGWKYDVDGNVLDTPAEPPDSDFKTKVRTTAYPTREAAGVIYAYLGPRDKMPLFPDYEWVQVPLNQTYVTKALLECNYLQGLEGECDSSHLSLLHQTFTPGPERAIWRLDPSPVYETEETDFGVRLVATRNAGPGQQYVRLSSFVMPVFGCVPAGRPPGELDGYEIHMYAPFNDTLCWRYDMGFRRNRPVTEDEVHRRKQINPDYTRIRNARNHYLQDRDMQKKVNYTGIEDFLNHDGVATESMGPIYDRSREHLGVSDKAVIALRKYLLGAVKTVQEGKEPPHMVREQKQNRFPHVDCFAELMSADVHWRKQFDYLTETADKENPAGYRPKQKAVS
- a CDS encoding helix-turn-helix domain-containing protein translates to MDEILTATEAASLLKVHKRTVYRLADQGVIPGNRIGHRWRFNRTNILALVSKTEGAGSIDPGAARANGHALSD
- a CDS encoding HAMP domain-containing sensor histidine kinase, whose product is MMPIEGAPAVGSSADVSSSWEGLDLPKKATLIRVRWPFTILCSCLLLYSENGLLSLVALYGFVLLYLLSNCVLYFLDERLFDSFYFFTPLVAFDTLFLTASLAVNGKAGADFYVVCFATIFLCCICRDMRGLIGVAVLSPLLYGYFLLRSVNTADPTLYLRVLFPFVIALFYGYFAQVERLQARLKRQTELAARTARFSAEAETQAAETARLQGELQLTRHLLERSSRVKEEFLGVMSHELRTPLNVVMGYARLLNERVLGDMNPMQAEAVVKIMSRARDQLTMIADILEIASIESGDRLTSGYEVSLSALLDDLKTHYEVPERKEVVIVWDYPADLPIVKTDAEKLKHALQNLINNALKFTHSGTVAISVRARESGIGNQESGINPDSQSLIPNCRSQSPNSSFIEFTVSDTGIGIPEEHLPHIFDSFHQIDSSDTRRYGGVGMGLYVVKKLAEILGARLQVRSAPGRGSTFTVRLPY